From Solanum lycopersicum chromosome 4, SLM_r2.1:
CAGTTTGAACTTCTTATAATCTGATTTCGAATGTAAAAAGCAAATAATTTGGCAGGAAAATTGATATAAGTCTAATTAAATCATGaaaactaattaactcaaaaatGAAGGTGAATATTTCTTGGATAGTAGCATCAGGTTCATCGTACgcagtattttttattttagatataaaaaaaatatatattcaaaattattatcttatattcaaaattattatatcttatTTTACTCATTAATTTATTGCCATATAATTTTGGGTACGTAGGTACGAAACACGTGAGGATTATTGTTGAAAAACGAAAATGTTgcatgaaatatgaaaaaaatcaaaaagaaaatgaaaaatactcATAAAAGTGCAATAAAACGGTTTAAAAGAGAaggtgtattttttttttctttctatatttgtcaatacaaacaaaatataaaaataagcaaaatattaaAGCAAGCATTTAATTGcacaaaaaatgacaaattaaatTTAGACTTTCGTACAGCCTTCTCCTCGATAAACTTTACTGCTTACCTTGTTATACGTCGCCTATACGTCAAACTATATTTAGTCTTCATCGTTCATATTGTTGATTAGAATTATATGAATTTAGTTATAGATATTTAATATTCTATTATATAAGTATTTTCAATATctacatatttatataaatattaaaattattaatcagTTCATTATACTAATTACAtacacaaatattatatttcttatttacctactaaatatcatataagttatattaaaaataacacaCAAATAACTTTTATTTAGCTACCCAACTGCCTCTACTAATCTAAAGATATtctcttcattttaatttattcgtTCTATTTTAGTTTAACCTGtaatattaaaaagtaaaaaataatttttaaataggtGATTTTAAAGttagaataataatattataaaagaaaaaattacattgGTTCTGATACAGAACAAAAATGACTCTTTCTAACCTAATTTATACAACTTGATTTTCTATTTAATcaattcttttagaaaaatgatatattttttatacttaataagtaatgttttattaaaattttcattttatatttttgaaatagattttagattaaaaaatttataaacttattttcttaaactttgatACTTTCTCTatccattattatttattataatttttatttttagaatcaaactatagaaatttcttttatatagattaaaaaatttataaacttacTTTTTAAAACTTCGTTACTCTCCTTCATCCACTATtttttgtcatgatttttatttttagagtcaaactataagaatgtttttaaagaattttttaatcatattaatattcaaaaaaattataatttgcaTTACTTTTCAGATagttttgaatatctaaatttttttattttaaatattaaattaatgtaatctaatttaaatttaaaaattattcaaattaacttttgaaaaaaataatacaataaataaaaaacaaacgagaaaataataagttaaattCACACACAAACATggtaaacaaattaaaacggacgaacaataaataaagaatacTTTACTGGTCCCACACTACTTCAACGTtacacttcttcattttttttttctataaatggctCCTCACACTTCTTcttaccaaaaaagaaaaaacccaTACATTTCtcctttttccatttttaagaggaagaagaagaaggagaaggctAGGGATTTTGATCTACAAGCTCTCTTTTGCATCATTAATATTCCcaccttcttcttcaatggcGCAAGTGAAACTGCTCTGTCTATTTGCTCTGTTTTTAACTATTACACAGCTGTTCATAGCAGGtaataattcagaaaaaaaagtccaaaaaatgattttaaaaaaaaagcattgATCTTTATCTTTAAGAGCATTAATTTTTTGGATCATATTGTATAAATAAGATACAACATTCATCTGTAAacattttacaaataaaactcTGTTTTTAGCTCTTTCCAACAGGTAATAATTCAGAAATTAGTAGTTATACTAAAAGAGGAATATGAAGTAGAATTTTGTGCGTAAAAGCTTATTTCATTTCagataaaataatgtttaaagatttgattttCCCCATTTTTTGGGTGTGAATTTACAAGTGAAAAAACCCTCTCTGTTTTCGCTGTTATAAACAAAAAACTGGTGATTATAAACTAAATTTGTTCTTTTAGAGCTGATTTTAGATCAATTTATGTTCAAagatttgatctttttttttctttttgggtttATGAAATTTTAGGTGTAAATTCAGCTGCAACATTTACAATGGTGAATAAATGTCAGCAAACAATTTGGCCTGGATTATTATCTAACGCCGGAATAGCTCCACTTTCCACCACTGGTTTTGTTCTACAAAAAGATGAATCGAAAACAATCAGTGTGCCCACTTCATGGGGCGGCAGATTCTGGGCTCGTACACATTGTACCGAAGATTCCACCGGAAAATTCACCTGCGCCACCGGCGATTGCGGCTCCGGTAAGCTCGAATGCGCCGGTGGCAACGCTGCACCGCCGGCAACTCTAGCTGAATTCACACTCGACGGATCCAACGGGATGGATTTCTTCGACGTCAGTTTAGTCGATGGGTACAACTTACCAATGCTTGTGGTACCACAAGGTGGTTCTGGTAACAATTGTACAAGTACCGGATGTGTGGTGGATTTGAACGGCGCGTGTCCGTCGGAGCTGAAAGTAATGAGCCTGGGAGGCGAAAACGTCGCGTGTAAGAGCGCGTGTGAAGCTTTTCGAAAAGATGAGTATTGTTGCGCCGGAGCGTTTAATAATCCGACAACTTGTAAACCATCATCGTATTCAACGTTGTTTAAAAAAGCTTGTCCGAGTGCTTACAGCTATGCTTACGATGATAAAACGAGTACCTTCACTTGTGCTGGCGCTAATAATTATCTTATCACATTTTGTCCTTCACCTAATACCAGGTAAACTTACTTATTCatcttctctaatttttttcctcacaaattCATACCAACAAACAATTTAATCAACGTGAGctcgttatattttttttttaatttacaaaattaactTGGGATGGGTGGGGGGACACATTGGGATTGAGTTGGGAATGTGGCCTGTCAAATGGAACGTTAGGAcgttattttcaatttaaagaaaaaatatctgACATCATATTATTCGTAGGGGTATGTGGGCTATAAGGAAATTAGTAGGGGTATTTTAGTACTTTACATAGTATGTGAGATCATTTTTATAGGAGAATGGGTTCCACGTATAGTGAATTAGTActttataacataatatatgAGGTCATTGTAATAGGGGTATGTGGTTATATATAGGGGTATTTTAGTACTTGTGCTAACTAAGTCAGCTTTGGGAATtgggaaaaatatcaaacttaacGGCTTAAAGAGATTCTCTGACCCAAGACTATGAATTGTCCTTTTTATCCAAGTAGCCATAGCCCACCAATTGGTCTAGTTCTGCGTGAATTCGTCAAATTTATTCGAATCAAatgtttattaaaatatattttatttttataaaataagaattgaTCGACATTAATAAGGATTTATATAGCTGATTCAATAATACAATTTCCATTGCAGTCAAaagtcgtcatcatcatcaagtGGACAAAATCAAAAACCAGAAGATAGTAACAATCAAAACGACAACGATAATAACAACGAGCCATCAACGATCAACAACTCTATGGTATATGATGGTGCATGGGATATCAATAGTGCATCTTCAACCACCACGTGCATGCACGTGTTCAGTTCACCGGCCATAGCCGGTGCCGTCGCCTTCTTAACAGCCTCTTTCCAGTTGCATCGTCAGCTctactaattttttatttttgactttttgttGACActcgaaaaaaaaaattaggcgAAAAGGCCGGCCTGACCCGGCCCATGTTATTTTGTCGGAATTTGGGGTGTTGTATCACGTGTGGACCATTAAATTGGGCCTTGTGACCCACATGTGTGGCCCATGTGACGGGGAAATGAGTCAGCTTACGTGTCAATTTAATTGACGTACACCGAATTACCTTTTAATTGGTGAAAAAAGAGGTCTCCATAGCCACAAAATTTAGAGTTTTGGaggttatttaattttttattttattttatttgacttttttttagttttatattttaaattttaattaagattGGGATTAGGTTTTAGGAGAGGGAGATTCATTTGGTAGGTAGGTTTTAGTtagaaaaattatgtataatatGCTTTTATGTTTGTAACCATTCCAAGTTGGTGGAAAttatataaacttaaaaaaatggattggtgatttatttcttatatctttttgtcgatttattttattttttcacctcaCATAGGAGTgtaatctatatatattttatgccCTTTAAATTTTGCCTctgaaattatatattatatattaggtatatataatatgtgaattaaacaatattaggtgtatcatataatataatggATGGTGATGCTTGGTGCACTAAATATTTATAAGCTTACAACATTTTAGTGGAAAAATAAGAAGTATTAAGTAGCTTTCAATAGTGACCAAGAtacattatcaatatatattataatactaATCATAgtgttataaaattttaaatattttatattaatgtttGGTTTTCGGATTCATTGGTGTTTGATTCAAATTTGTATCATGTAGtgcttttaaaaaagaaattgttcgtcaccaatttttaatttatttttcttatttagaaaTCTCTCCCacaaaagtaaaataagttCTATACTTATCAAATTCTCATATTTCACgcaaaacatgtttttttttactattgttatatatatactcaTTAAGATGTTAAATTAGTCATCTTCAAACTCCATAATTGAGCCACTATCTTTTGTCCTACTAATTAGTTTTAGTTGAGAATTATATATGATTGGTATTCTTATAATATACATAATGCATTATTAACACGTTGCCTGATTTGGATATCTAAAATTATTAAGTGtcatgttttaattattaaacCTCCAATCATACTAGTTATTAATGTCCAAATTGAGGGATTATTTAATTAACAGCTGGTCTGCTAATCCAAAATCATATTGCATGTTCATCTTATTGGAGAAAAACTAACCAATAAGAGAAAAGATTAATCATATCTTATATAAGCAACCTTTACTAACAAACAATCTAGTGATGGCTTAGATAGAGACTCGTTATATTGGTTATGAAAATTCACCTAAATAGATTTCGAACCCAACTTAGAATAAACTAATGTCATAAAATTACGAATCTAAATTGATAAAGTCTTAAGTTTTGAAATGTCAAAATAGTACAATAAATTTCTCCTCGTATCTTATATTTATgagtaaaaatttcaaaacgatAAGATTGAGTATGTTCATGCATCCTTTGTGCTTAGAAGTTTGCCATACATAAAAGCATTTGTAATTATTAAATCTATTAGAGtatgaattattaaaaaaataatataataactcaCAAATtgtaaagaaatattatatatgttagAGCCCAAAATGCAACAAACTATATAATACTTTAAGCCAGTTGTAGAGTCCATCTTTTTctgttttattctttttctatttcttcaattttaaaagaatttaattgCATAAATAATTCATCTCTATCTATCACATGTAACACGGAATTATTGTATGTCCACTTTTTCTATAGCATGAAAATATGGACAAATGCAAAGGGAAAAATAGCCCCACATATTTAGTGCATAATCTTCGGTAGATATGGTATGTGATCGACCTTTGACCTTAAGCTAAAtccttttttgttaaaaaaaaaatccataggccaataaaattaaaatttcacatCACATATCTTATATCTACCTCTATAATATCtatctaattatattttatttagactaaaaatttattaa
This genomic window contains:
- the LOC101265231 gene encoding thaumatin-like protein 1b, coding for MAQVKLLCLFALFLTITQLFIAGVNSAATFTMVNKCQQTIWPGLLSNAGIAPLSTTGFVLQKDESKTISVPTSWGGRFWARTHCTEDSTGKFTCATGDCGSGKLECAGGNAAPPATLAEFTLDGSNGMDFFDVSLVDGYNLPMLVVPQGGSGNNCTSTGCVVDLNGACPSELKVMSLGGENVACKSACEAFRKDEYCCAGAFNNPTTCKPSSYSTLFKKACPSAYSYAYDDKTSTFTCAGANNYLITFCPSPNTSQKSSSSSSGQNQKPEDSNNQNDNDNNNEPSTINNSMVYDGAWDINSASSTTTCMHVFSSPAIAGAVAFLTASFQLHRQLY